The Pongo abelii isolate AG06213 chromosome 11, NHGRI_mPonAbe1-v2.0_pri, whole genome shotgun sequence genome includes a window with the following:
- the IFT70A gene encoding intraflagellar transport protein 70A, with the protein MAGLSGAQIPDGEFTAVVYRLIRDARYAEAVQLLGRELQRSPRSRAGLSLLGYCYYRLQEFALAADCYEQLGQLHPELEQYRLYQAQALYKACVYPEATRVAFLLLDNPAYHSRVLRLQAAIKYSEGDLPGSRNLVEQLLSGEGGEESGGENETDGQVNLGCLLYKEGQYEAACSKFSAALQASGYQPDLSYNLALAYYSSRQYASALKHIAEIIERGIRQHPELGVGMTTEGFDVRSVGNTLVLHQTALVEAFNLKAAIEYQLRNYEVAQETLTDMPPRAEEELDPVTLHNQALMNMDARPTEGFEKLQFLLQQNPFPPETFGNLLLLYCKYEYFDLAADVLAENAHLTYKFLTPYLYDFLDALITCQTAPEEAFIKLDGLAGMLTEQLRRLTKQVQEARHNRDDEAIKKAVNEYDETMEKYIPVLMAQAKIYWNLENYPMVEKIFRKSVEFCNDHDVWKLNVAHVLFMQENKYKEAIGFYEPIVKKHYDNILNVSAIVLANLCVSYIMTSQNEEAEELMRKIEKEEEQLSYDDPNRKVYHLCIVNLVIGTLYCAKGNYEFGISRVIKSLEPYNKKLGTDTWYYAKRCFLSLLENMSKHMIVIHDSVIQECVQFLGHCELYGTNIPAVIEQPLEEERMHIGKNTVTDESRQLKALIYEIIGWNK; encoded by the coding sequence ATGGCGGGCCTGAGCGGCGCGCAGATCCCCGACGGGGAGTTTACCGCGGTAGTGTACCGGCTCATCCGCGATGCCCGCTACGCCGAGGCGGTGCAGCTGCTGGGCCGAGAGCTGCAGCGGAGCCCTAGGAGCCGCGCTGGCCTGTCGCTGCTAGGCTACTGCTACTACCGCCTGCAGGAGTTCGCGCTGGCGGCCGACTGCTATGAGCAGCTGGGCCAGCTGCACCCGGAACTGGAGCAGTACCGCCTGTACCAGGCCCAGGCCCTGTACAAGGCCTGCGTTTATCCGGAGGCCACCCGGGTCGCCTTCCTTCTCCTGGATAACCCCGCCTACCACAGCCGGGTCCTCCGCCTGCAAGCTGCCATCAAGTATAGCGAGGGCGATCTGCCAGGGTCCAGGAACCTGGTGGAGCAGCTGCTGAGTGGGGAAGGGGGAGAAGAAAGTGGAGGCGAGAATGAGACCGATGGCCAGGTCAACCTGGGTTGTTTGCTCTACAAGGAGGGACAGTATGAAGCTGCATGCTCCAAGTTTTCTGCCGCACTGCAGGCCTCGGGCTACCAGCCTGACCTTTCCTACAACCTGGCTTTGGCCTATTACAGCAGCCGACAGTATGCCTCAGCGCTGAAGCATATCGCTGAGATTATTGAGCGTGGCATCCGCCAGCACCCTGAGCTAGGTGTGGGCATGACCACTGAGGGCTTTGATGTTCGCAGTGTTGGCAACACCTTAGTCCTCCATCAGACTGCTCTGGTGGAAGCCTTCAACCTTAAGGCAGCCATAGAATACCAACTGAGAAACTATGAGGTAGCTCAAGAAACCCTCACCGACATGCCACCCAGGGCAGAGGAAGAGTTGGACCCTGTGACCCTACACAACCAGGCACTAATGAACATGGATGCCAGGCCTACAGAAGGTTTTGAAAAGCTACAGTTTTTGCTCCAACAGAATCCCTTTCCTCCAGAGACTTTTGGCAACCTGTTGCTGCTCTACTGTAAATATGAGTATTTTGACCTGGCAGCAGATGTCCTGGCAGAAAATGCCCATTTGACGTATAAGTTCCTCACACCCTATCTTTATGACTTCTTGGATGCCCTGATCACTTGCCAGACAGCTCCTGAAGAGGCTTTCATTAAGCTTGATGGGCTAGCAGGGATGCTGACTGAGCAGCTTCGGAGACTCACCAAGCAAGTACAGGAAGCAAGACACAATAGAGATGATGAAGCTATCAAAAAGGCAGTGAATGAATATGATGAAACCATGGAGAAATATATTCCTGTGTTGATGGCTCAGGCAAAAATCTACTGGAATCTTGAAAATTATCCAATGGTGGAAAAGATCTTTCGCAAATCTGTGGAATTCTGTAACGACCATGATGTGTGGAAGTTGAATGTGGCTCATGTTCTGTTCATGcaggaaaacaaatacaaagaagCCATTGGTTTCTATGAACCCATAGTCAAGAAGCATTATGATAACATCCTGAATGTCAGTGCTATTGTACTGGCTAATCTCTGTGTTTCCTATATTATGACAAGTCAAAATGAAGAAGCAGAGGAGTTGATGAGGAAGattgaaaaggaggaagagcAGCTCTCTTATGATGACCCAAATAGGAAAGTGTACCATCTCTGCATTGTGAATTTGGTGATAGGAACTCTTTATTGTGCCAAAGGAAACTATGAGTTTGGTATTTCTCGAGTTATCAAAAGCTTGGAACCTTATAATAAAAAGCTGGGAACAGATACCTGGTATTATGCCAAAAGATGCTTCCTGTCCTTGTTAGAAAACATGTCAAAACACATGATAGTCATTCATGACAGTGTTATTCAAGAATGTGTCCAGTTTTTAGGACACTGTGAACTTTATGGCACAAACATACCTGCTGTTATTGAACAACccctggaagaagaaagaatgcatATTGGGAAGAATACAGTCACAGATGAGTCCAGACAATTGAAAGCTTTGATTTATGAGATTATAGGATGGAATAAGTAG